The following proteins are encoded in a genomic region of Alphaproteobacteria bacterium:
- a CDS encoding phosphatase PAP2 family protein — MSRRAFAVFAILVTLICGAALLAWADGIDKWFANLFYDPAQGFGAGFSSLLATLRISTRLSAYGVGAFLIFGFAWRVLLGRAFFALSRAGVIYLMAVFILGPGLLVNSILKEDWGRARPSQIVEFGGEKHYTPPLEIADQCQHNCSFVSGEASLGFAFSAFGFVATDPRRRRLGLAAGIVLGSAFGFLRIAQGGHFLSDVYFAGVFIFALAWALHRILIGSRLLDALGLWRSEHLPNGRA, encoded by the coding sequence ATGTCTCGCCGTGCGTTCGCGGTCTTCGCGATCCTCGTTACTCTAATATGCGGTGCCGCGTTGCTTGCGTGGGCCGATGGCATCGACAAATGGTTCGCCAACCTGTTCTACGATCCCGCGCAAGGCTTCGGAGCCGGCTTTTCCTCCCTTTTGGCGACACTGAGGATTAGCACTCGGCTCTCGGCATATGGCGTGGGCGCCTTCCTGATTTTTGGATTTGCATGGCGAGTACTGCTCGGCCGCGCGTTCTTCGCGCTCAGCCGTGCCGGCGTGATCTATCTCATGGCGGTTTTCATTCTCGGGCCAGGTCTTCTCGTGAATAGCATCCTCAAGGAAGACTGGGGCCGCGCGCGTCCCTCGCAAATTGTCGAGTTCGGCGGCGAGAAGCATTACACGCCTCCGCTCGAGATCGCGGATCAATGCCAGCATAACTGTTCATTCGTGTCCGGCGAGGCTTCGCTCGGTTTCGCATTCAGCGCCTTCGGTTTTGTCGCAACCGATCCCCGCCGACGCCGCCTCGGCCTGGCGGCGGGCATCGTTCTCGGGAGCGCTTTCGGATTTTTGCGTATCGCGCAGGGTGGGCATTTTCTCTCCGATGTGTATTTCGCAGGCGTGTTCATCTTTGCCTTGGCGTGGGCGCTTCATCGTATCCTCATCGGCAGCCGACTACTCGATGCGCTCGGACTCTGGCGCTCCGAGCACCTGCCGAACGGGAGGGCATAA
- a CDS encoding acyloxyacyl hydrolase produces MAHRLTVFCCAVAFLIAGATVTAARADDVVTAIAIASGLVVIESLFVDTPDHDEPDFVAVEGGAFDPVRAENESAYFDAEYRSGFFLWKLKPFGGIAGTADGSFWGYVGVRLDTYWGRRIIITPSFALVGYDKGNGKNLGSPPLLGRSGFDFQYRFDDDSRIGLTFHHMSNGKALGQSINPGTELVGISYSVPVKTITDTISKW; encoded by the coding sequence ATGGCGCATCGCCTCACCGTATTCTGCTGCGCTGTCGCCTTCCTGATCGCGGGCGCAACGGTGACGGCGGCCCGGGCCGATGACGTCGTCACTGCGATCGCGATCGCGAGCGGCTTGGTCGTCATCGAGTCGCTTTTCGTCGACACGCCCGATCATGACGAGCCGGACTTCGTGGCGGTCGAAGGGGGGGCCTTCGATCCCGTGCGCGCCGAAAACGAATCGGCGTACTTCGACGCTGAGTATCGCTCCGGTTTTTTCCTTTGGAAACTAAAGCCGTTCGGCGGCATCGCTGGAACCGCGGACGGCAGTTTTTGGGGCTATGTCGGCGTCCGGCTCGACACGTATTGGGGGCGTCGGATCATCATAACGCCAAGCTTCGCCCTCGTCGGCTACGACAAAGGGAACGGAAAGAATCTCGGCAGCCCGCCACTCCTCGGCCGCTCCGGTTTCGACTTTCAGTATCGCTTTGACGACGATTCGCGAATTGGCCTCACCTTCCATCATATGTCGAACGGCAAGGCGTTGGGGCAAAGTATCAATCCAGGCACCGAACTCGTCGGCATCAGCTATTCGGTCCCCGTCAAAACCATCACCGACACAATCAGTAAATGGTAG